The Flavobacterium sp. 140616W15 sequence ACTCTTTAGTATCTTTATCATACTTCAAAGCGATTTTGATTGAACCCTGAACGGCGTTGTCCTCAAATTTGTAACTCAAGATATAACCTTGATCAAATAAGATCTTAGTTATTTCTTTTTTTAGATTAGATGCCGGAATTTCAACAACTTTGTGGTTTGCAGCCACAGCGTTACGAACTCTCGTCAAATAATCTGCAATAGGATCTGTATACATATGTATTTGATTGCGATTATGGTTTTCGGGAGACACTCGTCTCCCGAACCTTTAATCAATTAAAATTATTTTTTGGTTTGCAAAAGTAATAACTTATTGCGAGATTACCAAGACGCCTTTTTAACTCCAGGAATTAATCCATTATTAGCCATCTCACGGAAAGTTACACGTGAAATACCAAATTGACGAATATAACCTCTTGGTCTACCTGTTAATTTACAACGGTTGTGCAAACGAACTGGTGAAGCATTTTTAGGTAATTTTTGTAAACCTTCAAAATCTCCAGCTTCTTTCAAAGCTTTTCTTTTCTCAGCATACTTAGCTACCGTTTTCTCTCTTTTCACCTCACGGGCTTTCATTGATTCTTTAGCCATGTCTTAATTCTTTTTAAAAGGTAAACCTAATTCAGCCAATAATGACTTTGCTTCTTTGTCTGTTTGAGCAGTTGTAACAAAAGTAATATCCATTCCTGAAATTTTGTTTACTTTATCAATATCAATTTCTGGGAAAATGATTTGCTCTAAAACTCCAAGGTTGTAATTACCTCTTCCATCAAAACCAGTAGCTTTGATACCACTAAAATCTCTTACACGTGGTAAAGCAGAAGTAATAAGTCTATCTAAAAACTCATACATTCTTTCACCACGTAAAGTAACTTTTGCACCAATCGGCATCCCTTTTCTCAATTTGAATGACGCAACGTCTTTCTTTGAAATAGTAGATACTGCTTTCTGTCCAGTGATCTTTGTTAACTCATCAACTGCATAGTCAATAAGTTTTTTATCAGATACAGCTGCACCAACTCCACGGCTCAAAACGATTTTTTCCAATTTAGGAACTTGCATTACGTTTGTGTATCCGAATTCCTCTTTAAGAGCAGAGATTACTCTACTCTTATATTCTTCTTTTAGTCTAGGTGTATATGCCATTACTATAGTACTTGATTAGATTTTTTTGAAAATCTTACTTTCTTATCTCCTTCTACTCTAATACCAACTCTAGTTGCTTCCTTAGTTTTAGGATCAATTAGTGAAATGTTAGATATTTGTATAGAAGCTTCTTTCTTAACGATACCACCTTGAGGGTTTTTAGCACTTGGTTTTGTATGTTTCGAAACCATGTTTACACCTTCAACTATCGCTTTATTTTTCTCACGGTAAACACGTAAAACTTTACCTTCTGAACCTTTATGGTCTCCAGCAATTACTCTTACGATATCTCCTGATTTTATTTTTAGCTTTATCATCTTAAAACGAATTAAAGCACTTCTGGTGCTAATGATACAATTTTCATGAATTGTTTTTCACGAAGTTCTCTTGCTACCGGACCAAAAACACGAGTTCCTCTCATTTCCCCTGCAGCGTTCAATAGAACACATGCATTATCATCGAAACGGATATAAGAACCATCAGCTCTTCTCACTTCTTTTTTGGTACGTACAACAACTGCAGTTGAAACAGCTCCTTTTTTAACGTTTCCGTTAGGAGTTGCATCTTTGATAGAAACTACAATCTTGTCACCAACAGAGGCATACCTTCTTTTGGTACCTCCTAAAACACGGATAGTTAAAACTTCTTTTGCTCCCGTGTTATCTGCTACTTTTAGTCTTGATTCTTGTTGTACCATAATTATTTAGCTCTTTCTAAGATTTCAACTAATCTCCAACATTTTGATTTACTTAAAGGACGCGTTTCGCTAATTCTTACAGTATCTCCAATGTTACAGTCGTTTGTTTCGTCGTGTGCAACGTATTTCTTTGTTTTCAACACGAACTTACCGTATAATGGGTGTTTTACTTTTCTTACTTCAGCAATAACAATAGACTTGTCCATTTTATTTGAAGTAACAACACCAATTCTTTCTTTTCTTAAATTTCTTTTTTCTTCCATCTTTCAGCAGAATACAATTATTGTAACTCTCTTTTAGTTAACTCTGTAGCCAATCTTGCAACTGTTCTTCTTACACTTCTAATTTGAAGTGGGTTCTCAATTGGAGAAATAGCGTGGGCCATTTTTAGGTCAGCATATATCTTCTTAGTTTGACTAAGTTTTTCTTGCAACTCCGCTGCAGAAAGATCTTTTATTTCTGATTGTTTCATAATATATTATAAATTATGCTTCGAAATCTCTAGCAACAACGAACTTAGTTTTTACTGGAAGTTTTTGCGCTGCAAGACGTAAAGCCTCTTTTGCAACTGACAATGGAACTCCTCCAACTTCAAACATTATTCTTCCGGGTTTAACAACTGCAGCCCAATATTCTACTGCACCTTTACCTTTACCCATACGTACTTCAAGAGGTTTCTTAGTGATTGGTTTGTCTGGAAATATTTTGATCCATAATTGTCCTTCTCTTTTCATGAAACGAGTTGCAGCAATACGCGCAGCTTCGATTTGACGAGAAGTTAAGAACATTCCATCTTCATGTACAGATTTAATACCAAACATTCCATTAGAAAGTTCAAATCCTCTTTGAGAATTTCCTTTCATTTTACCTTTTTGTACCTTACGGTATTTTGTTCTTTTAGGCTGTAACATTTTTCTTTAGTTTAAAAATTTACTTTCTTTTACGAGCGTCTGGTTTTGAACCTTTATTAAAGTTAGATTTGCCACGAGGAGCATCTCCACCTTTTCCACCACCAGCTTGTTTTTTATCCATTCCAGCAAGTGGAGAAAGATCTCTCTTTCCATAAACTTCACCTTTCATGATCCACACTTTGATCCCCATTCTACCGTAAGTAGTGTGAGCTTCTGCAAGTGCATAATCAATATCAGCTCTGAAAGTTGATAGAGGAATTCTACCTTCTTTGAAACCTTCTGAACGTGCCATTTCAGCTCCATTCAAACGTCCTGAAATCAAAACTTTGATACCTTCAGCGTTCATACGCATAGAAGCAGCAATAGCCATTTTGATTGCACGTCTGTAAGAAATACGACTTTCAATTTGACGTGCGATGCTTGTCGCCACAAGATAAGCATCTAATTCAGGTCTTTTAATTTCAAAGATGTTAATTTGAACCTCTTTGTCTGTAATTTTCTTAAGTTCTTCTTTTAACTTGTCTACCTCTTGACCACCTTTTCCGATAATAATACCAGGTCTAGCAGTAGTGATAGTAACGGTTACAAGTTTCAAAGTTCTCTCGATGATTACTTTTGATACACTAGCTTTTGATAAACGAGCGTGGATATACTTTCTGATTTTGTGATCTTCGGCAAGTTTATCACCGTAATCATTTCCACCATACCAGTTTGAGTCCCACCCTCTGATGATACCAAGTCTATTTCCAATTGGATTTGTCTTTTGTCCCATGCTGCTTAAGAATTGCTTTGTGTGTTATTGATAGCTCCAAGCACGATTGTAACGTGATTAGAACGTTTTCTTATTCTGTGTGCACGACCTTGTGGAGCTGGACGAAGTCTTTTTAACATCATTCCACCATCTACTCTGATCTCCTTAACAAATAATCCAGCTTCTTCTAAATTACCTTCACTATTTTTTTGCTCCCAGTTATTGATTGCAGATAATAATAGTTTCTCTAATTTTCTTGAAGCTTCTTTAGAACTAAATCTTAAAATGTTAAGTGCTCTTTCTACCTTCTGACCTCTTACCAAGTCCGCTACTAAGCGCATTTTTCTAGGTGAAGTAGGGCAGTTATTCAATTTTGCGAAAGCAATAGACTTATTAGCCTCTTTTCTCGCATCTGCTGTTTCTCTTTTACGAACTCCCATTGCTTCTTATTTTTTACCTTTATTTTTTGCTCCAGCATGACCTCTAAAAGATCTAGTTGGTGAAAATTCTCCTAATTTGTGACCTACCATGTTTTCTGTTACGTAAACTGGTACAAATTGACGACCGTTATGAACTGCGATAGTTTGTCCAACGAAATCTGGAGTAATCATAGAAGCTCTAGACCAAGTCTTAACAACTGCATTTTTACCACTTTCTACGTTTTCTTGAACTTTCTTGTCTAACTTATAATGAACGAAAGGTCCTTTTTTTAATGAACGTGCCATATCTTAATTATTTCTTTCTACGTTCTACGATATACTTGTTACTCGGGTTTTTCTTAGAACGAGTTCTATAACCTTTAGCTGGTATTCCATTTCTTGAACGTGGATGTCCACCAGAAGAACGTCCTTCTCCACCACCCATTGGGTGATCAACAGGGTTCATTGCAACAGGTCTTGTTCTAGGTCTTCTTCCTAACCATCTTGTTCTACCTGCTTTACCAGATACAACTAATTGGTGGTCTGAATTAGATACCGCTCCAATTGTAGCTGCACAAGTTAACAAGATCAATCTTGTTTCACCAGATGGCATTTTAATTGTAGCATATTTTCCATCTCTCGCCATCAATTGAGCAAATGTTCCAGCTGAACGAGCAATTACTGCTCCTTGACCTGGTCTCAATTCGATACAAGAAATAACAGTTCCTAAAGGAATTCTACTTAAAGGCAATGTATTTCCAATTTCAGGTTGAGATTCTGGACCAGAAACTAATTTCTGACCAACTTTCAATCCGTTTTGAGCAATTACATACGTTTTCTCTCCATCAGCATAAGCTAATAAAGCGATAAATGCAGTACGATTTGGATCATATTCGATCGATTTCACTGTAGCAGGAATTCCTTCTTTTGTACGTTTGAAATCAATAATACGATATCTCTGCTTGTGACCACCACCCGTATAACGCATGGTCATCTTTCCTTGACTATTTCTACCTCCAGAGTTTTTTATCGGCGCTATCAAAGAGCGTTCCGGCTTATCAGTTGTAATGGCGTCATAACCATTCACAACTCTAAATCGCTGACCTGGGGTAATAGGTTTTAATTTTCTTACTGACATTTTTCTATCTTAGATATTGTTGTAAAAATCAATTGTTTCTCCTTCTTGTACTTGAACAATTGCTTTTTTGATTGCATTTGTCTTTCCGCTGATCAAACCACTTTTTGTGTATTTTGTAGTTCTATCCGGTCTTACATTCATTGTGTTAACACTCAAAATAGTTACTCCATAAGTAGCTTCAACAGCTTTCTTAATCTGAACTTTATTTGCTTTTTTGTCAACAACAAAACCGAAGCGATTCAAAACTTCACTTTCCTTGGTTACTTTTTCAGTTACTATAGGTCTAATTATGATGCTCATATTCCTATTATTTGCTTAAATTTTCTTCAATTACCTCTAAAGAGCTCTCCAATAACACTAAATTATTAGCATTTAGAATAGCGTAAGTGCTTAATTCATAACTACTTACAACATTAGAAGCTTTCAAATTGCGTGACGACAAATATACATTTTTATTTGACTCTCCCAACACAAATAGAGATTTTTTATTTTCTAACCCTAAAGCTTTCAAAACGTTAATGAAATTTTTAGTGTTTGGTGTTTCAAAATTAAAGTCTTCCAAAACAACAATACTTGCTTCTTTTGCTTTAATAGAGAAAGCTGATTTTCTAGCCAATCTCTTCAAGTTTTTATTCAATTTAAATGAATAACTTCTTGGTCTTGGTCCAAAAACTGTTCCACCACCTTTAAACAAAGGGTTTTTAATACTACCCGCACGAGCAGTACCTGTTCCTTTTTGCTTTTTAATCTTACGCGTACTTCCCGCTACTTCAGCTCTTTCTTTAGCCTTGTGAGTACCTTGTCTTTGATTTGCTAAATATTGTTTAACATCAAGATATACAGCGTGATTATTTGGTTCAATTGCGAATACTGAATCAGAAAGTTGAACTTTTCTTCCAGTATCTTTTCCGTTGAAATCTAATACTTTTACTTCCATTACTTCTGAATGATTACATAAGAGTTGTTATGACCAGGAACACATCCTTTAATAACTAGTAAGTTCTTTTCAGCAACTACTTTTAAAACTCTAAGGTTTTGAACTTTTACATTGTCTCCTCCCATTCTTCCAGCCATACGCATTCCTTTGAATACTCTAGATGGATAAGAAGAAGCTCCCACAGAACCTGGCGCTCTTAAACGGTTGTGTTGACCGTGAGTTGCTTGACCAACACCACCAAAACCGTGACGTTTTACAACCCCTTGAAAACCTTTACCTTTAGACACACCTTGTACATCTACAAATTCTCCTTCAGAAAAAATAGAAACATCAATAAGATCTCCTAATTTTTGCTCTGTTGCGAAATCTTGGAATTCAACGACTTTTTTCTTAGCTACAGTTCCCGCTTTTTTAAAGTGACCTAAAGCCGCTTTTGTGGAATGTTTCTCGTTTTTGTCATCGAAACCAAGTTGCAACGCTTCGTACCCGTCAACACCTTTGGTTCTGACTTGGGTAACAACGCATGGACCAGCCTCGATTACTGTACAAGGAATATTTTTCCCGTTTTCATCAAAAATACTAGTCATGCCGATTTTTCTACCAATTAACCCAGACATAAATATTAATTATTAATTATTAAATATAAATATAGAACGCAGCTTTTAACCGAATCCTATTTTTTAAGAGGTGCAAAAGTATAACTTATTTACACACAAACCAAAAAAAATATTTTTCGCTTAAAAACAGCGTCCTTTTTTACTCTTGAACTACTTAAACTTTGATCTCAACTTCTACTCCACTTGGTAATTCAAGTTTCATTAAAGCATCAATAGTTTTAGATGAAGATGAATAAATATCAATTAATCTCTTATATGACATTACTTCAAATTGCTCTCTCGCTTTTTTGTTAACGTGCGGAGAACGTAGTACAGTGAAAAGTTTTTTATGTGTTGGCAACGGAATTGGACCTGTTACAACAGCACCGGTACTCTTAACTGTTTTTACAATCTTTTCAGCAGATTTATCCACCAACATGTGATCGTAAGATTTTAGTTTTATTCTGATTTTTTGACTCATTTTCTTAAAGATTAAGCGTTTCCTTTTGCTTTTTTGATAACTGCTTCTGAAATATTAGAAGGCGTTTCAGCGTAGTGTGAAAATTCCATTGTAGATGTTGCTCTACCAGATGAAAGCGTTCTTAATGTTGTTACATATCCAAACATCTCTGACAAAGGCACATCAGCCTTGATAGTTTTAGCACCATTTCTATCACCCATGTCATTAACCTGACCTCTACGACGGTTAATATCACCTACGATATCTCCCATGTTTTCTTCCGGTGTAATAACCTCCATTTTCATGATTGGCTCAAGAATGATTGCTCCCGCAGCTTTAGCTACTTCTCTATACCCCATTCTAGCTGCAAGCTCAAAAGAAAGCGCATCTGAATCGACAGGGTGGAAAGATCCATCAGTTAAAGTCACTTTTAAACTATCTACTTGGTATCCTGCTAAAGGACCAGTTTTCATAGCTTCACGGAAACCTTTTTCTACAGATGGAATATATTCCTTAGGAACGTTACCACCTTTTACAGCATTAATAAACTGTAATCCTACAGGAACTTTACCATCAACTTCATCAGCTGGCCCAAGTGTAAATACGATATCTCCGAATTTACCACGACCTCCTGATTGTTTCTTATATGTTTCTCTATGCGTAGCAGTTTTAGTAAACGCTTCTTTATATTCAACTTGAGGCTCACCTTGGTTCACTTCAACTTTAAACTCACGTTTCATACGATCAATCAAGATATCCAAGTGAAGCTCACCCATACCTGATATAATTGTTTGCCCTGAAGCCTCATCTGTTCTAACTGTAAAAGTTGGATCTTCCTCAGCTAATTTAGCTAAAGCCATACCCATTTTATCCACATCAGCTTTAGTTTTAGGCTCAATTGCAATACCAATTACTGGAGCAGGGAATTTCATTGACTCAAGAATAATTGGGTGTTTTTCATCACACATTGTATCTCCAGTCTTAATATCTTTAAACCCAACTGCCGCACCAATATCTCCAGCCTCGATATACTCGATAGGATTTTGCTTATTAGCATGCATTTGGTAGATACGAGAAATTCTTTCTTTATTTCCAGAACGAGTATTCAAAATATATGAACCCGCATCTAAACGACCTGAATAAGCACGGAAAAAAGCTAAACGACCAACATAAGGATCAGTAGCAATTTTAAATGCTAAAGCAGCGAATGGCTCCTTTACATCAGGACGACGGATAATCTTCTTTTGATCTTCCTCTAACAATTCAGCATCATCAGGATGAATACCCTCAATACCTTCTTTATCCATAGGAGACGGCAAATACTTACAAACAGCATCTAACATAAACTGAACTCCTTTATTTTTAAAAGAAGAACCAGCAAGCATCGGAATGATTGCCATATCTATAGTAGCAGCTCTTAAAGCATTATTAATCTCTTCTTCAGTAATAGAATTCTCATCTTCCATGTACTTATCAAGAAGATTCTCATCATAGTCAGCAACCGCCTCAATAAGTATAGATCTAAATTCTTTTACCTCTGCAAGCATATCCTCAGGGATAGGCACGATATCAAAAGTAGCTCCTTGAGTTTCATCATGCCAAATAATAGCTTGATTCTTAACCAAATCAACCACACCTTTGAAATCATTCTCTTCACCGATTGGCAAAGTGATTGCAACTGCATTAGATTTCAACATATCTCTAACTTGCTGACATACATTCAAAAAGTTAGAACCTTGTCTATCCATTTTATTAACAAATCCCATACGAGGAACTCTATATTGATCAGCAAGTCTCCAGTTAGTTTCTGATTGAGGCTCAACACCATCAACAGCACTAAACAAGAAAACCAACCCATCAAGTACACGTAAAGAACGATTTACCTCTACAGTAAAATCAACGTGTCCTGGAGTATCAATAATATTAAAATGATATGGTTTTGATTCTGGCAAAGCCTTACCTTGCTCTGTTGGAAAACTCCACTCACAAGTTGTAGCTGCAGAAGTAATTGTAATACCTCTTTCCGCTTCTTGCTCCATCCAGTCCATTGTTGAAGCACCATTATGCACCTCACCAATTTTATGTGTTTTCCCTGTATAAAAAAGGATACGCTCTGTAGTTGTTGTTTTACCAGCATCAATATGCGCAGCAATCCCTATATTTCTTGTATATTTTAAATCTCTAGCCATTTCTTATGAATTAAAATCTAAAGTGAGAGAATGCTTTATTAGCTTCAGCCATCTTATGAGTGTCCATTCTCTTCTTAACAGCCGCCCCTTCTTCTTTAGCCGCAGCTAAACATTCTGAAGCTAACCTTTGAGCCATAGATTTTTCATTTCTTCTTCTAGAATAAAGTATCAACCACTTCATTGCCATAGAAATCTTACGATCTGGTCTGATTTGCATTGGAATTTGGAATGTAGCTCCACCAACTCTACGACTACGTACTTCTACGTGAGGCATAACATTAGTTAAAGCATCTTTCCAGATTTCTAATGATGATTTTTCTGAATCTTGCTTTTTAGATTCAATGATGTCAATTGCATCATAAAATACTTTAAAAGCTGTAGATTTCTTACCGTCCCACATTAAGTTATTCACAAAACGCGTTACCAACTGGTCATTAAACCTCGGATCTGGTAAAAGTGGTCTTTTCTTTGCCGCTCTTTTTCTCATGTCTTTTTTTTAAAAGTTTAAATTACTTTTTTGCTTCTTTTGGGCGTTTAGCACCGTACTTAGATCTTCTTTGCGTTCTTCCTGCAACTCCTGACGTGTCAAGCGCTCCACGAACGATATGATATCTAACACCTGGTAAATCTTTTACCCTTCCGCCTCTAACTAATACTATCGAGTGCTCTTGTAAATTGTGTCCTTCTCCAGGGATGTAAGCATTTACTTCATTACCATTTGTCAAACGTACACGCGCTACTTTACGCATTGCAGAGTTTGGTTTTTTTGGTGTAGTAGTGTAAACACGCGTACAAACCCCTCTTCTTTGAGGACAAGAATCTAAAGCAACCGATTTACTCTTCTTAGTCATCTGAGTTCTTCCTGTTCTTACTAATTGTTGAATTGTTGGCATAATTAATACTAAAAATTTATTATGTATATTAAATTCCCGCTTTTTACGGGGTTGCAAATGTATAAAATATTTTTCACTATACAAACGTTAATGCATTAATTTTCAATAAGATTATTTAACCTTATGATTTTAATCTCAAAGATTAGATATTTGTATTATTTTTAATAAAACACTTTTAAAACTTGAAAACACTTTTCACTTTTTTTCTAATAATGACTTTAAGTTTACAATGTCGCGCACAACATTTTGAATTAAAGATAGCTGGAGAAAATAATTTAGACGAAAAAATCATAGACTCCATCCCATATTTAAAAAAACACAAAACCGTCAAATCCATCACTGATGAGATACAATTATTCTCAGAAAAACTTTCAACGAAAGGCTATATTGACAACAAAATAACATCAAACGATCACACAAACGACAGCTTATACATCATCAGATTCAGCCTAAGGAAGAAAATAAATTTCATACATATATATATAGACAAAGAAAACACAATTTTAAAAACAGTATTCCCTAACATAAAAGAAGATACCCTCATAATTCCGTACGAAGAAATCGAATCACTATTAAACACAAAACTAAACCAACTTGAGCAGCTAGGTTACTCTTTTACAAATTTAAAACTAACAAACATCCAACATAAAAAAAACACTCTTTACGCTAATCTAGATTTCAAAAACAAGAAGAAAAGAGAAATAAACTCAATCATATTAAACTTCACACAAAACAACCAATCAAATTTTTTTCCTAAAGGCCACCTAAAACAACTTAACAAAAAATACAACAATAAAACCTTCAACCAAGAATCCATAAAACAACTCTACCAAGACATAAACAATTACGAATTCGTCTCTCAAACCAAATACCCAGAAATACTTTTCACGAATGATTCCACCAAAATCTATACTTATATTGAAAAAAGAAAAGCAAACACCTTTGATGGCTATATCGGCTTCACAAACAGCGAAAGCAAAAAAGTAACATTTAATGGATACTTAGACATCACCTTACTCAATACCCTTCATGCTGGAGAAAAATTTTCCTTATACTGGAAAAGCGACGGAAGCCAACAAAAAACTTTTAACACAAGTTTAGAGATCCCATACATTTTCAAAACCCCATTAGGAATAAAAGCTCAACTAAACATCTTTAAACAAGACAGCACGTTTCAGAATAGCAAAACCGCAATTAACCTTGGATACTACATCAACTATAACTCAAAAATATACTTAGGCTACCAATCTACAGAATCAAGCGACATACAGAATACAAACAACTCAACAATCAGTGATTACAAAAACTCATACACCACAATAAACTACAATTACAAAAAAACAAACTACAACAACAATCTATTTCCAGAAAAAGCACACATAAACTACATAGTCGGCTATGGCAAAAGAAACACAAATAACGAGCCTGAAACTGCAAAAAATAGCAAGCAATTTTACAGCTCGTTTAACATAAACTACAATTTTAAGCTAAACGAAAAGAATTATATTAACATAAATTCACAGAATTTTATCTTAAAAAGCGACAACTATATTATCAATGAATTATTAAGATTTGGAGGCATAAATTCAATTCGTGGTTTTTCAGAAAACAGCCTACAAGCGAATTTCAATTGTCTAATTCTTACAGAATACAGATACTTAGTTTCACAAAACCTATACATCAATTCCATAGCAGATTATGGTATATACCAAGACTTAACAAACAATATTAATCAAAAAGAAATCAAAAAATTAATAGGAATTGGCATTGGAGTCACCATACAAACTACAAATGGATTATTAAAAATCGCCACGACAAACGGAAGCTCTAAGACGCAAAATTTACAATTAAACAACACTATCATAAACATAAGTTATAATGTTAAATTTTAGTGTTTAACAAAAAAATATTTTTATTTACTAGGAAAGTTAACAAATTATTAAGAGTTTTGCGATACTAATTCAAAATATTTAAAAATGAAACTAAAGTTCAATGGATTCTTAGTGCTATTCTTAGTACTAGTCGCGCAACTTACTTTTGCGCAAGAAAGAGTTGTTTCAGGGACTATTTCCGACAATGCGGGCATGCCATTACCAGGCGTGAGTGTATTGGTCAAAGGAACTAAAACCGGAACACAAACCGATTTTGATGGAAAATATTCTATCAAAGCTTCTTCAAGCCAAGTTTTGGTATTTAGCTACATTGGGATGAAAACCCAAGAAATAGCTGCAAGTTCTTCAGTAATCAATGTGAAACTGGCCGATGATTCAGTAGAATTAGAAAGCGTTGTTATTACTACTGCATTAGGGATCAAAAGAGAGAAAAAATCACTTGGATACTCTGCTCAAGATGTAAAAGGTGAAATAATCAGTGAAGGTGGAACAACCAATGCTGTTTCTGCTTTATCTGGAAACATTGCGGGTCTTCAAGTTACTGCTCCATCTACAATGGGTGGTTCTACAAGAGTTATCTTAAGAGGTGTTGGATCTGTTACAGGAGAAAACAAACCACTTATCGTAGTTGATGGAATCCCATTAGACAATGGAAATTACAATGATTCCAACACCACAAGAGGTGCTGGAGGTAGAGATTACGGAGATGCTTCTGCGGATATTAACCCAGACGACATTGAATCTGTAACTGTATTAAAAGGTGGACCAGCTGCTGCATTATACGGAAGTAGAGCAGGTAATGGTGCTATCTTATACACTACTAAATCTGGAAAGAAAAAAGGTGGTAAAAGCGAATTCTCTTTCAACACAGGTCTAACAATGGAGTCTATAAACATCAGACCAAATTTACA is a genomic window containing:
- the rplP gene encoding 50S ribosomal protein L16, whose amino-acid sequence is MLQPKRTKYRKVQKGKMKGNSQRGFELSNGMFGIKSVHEDGMFLTSRQIEAARIAATRFMKREGQLWIKIFPDKPITKKPLEVRMGKGKGAVEYWAAVVKPGRIMFEVGGVPLSVAKEALRLAAQKLPVKTKFVVARDFEA
- the rpsN gene encoding 30S ribosomal protein S14, which produces MAKESMKAREVKREKTVAKYAEKRKALKEAGDFEGLQKLPKNASPVRLHNRCKLTGRPRGYIRQFGISRVTFREMANNGLIPGVKKASW
- the rplC gene encoding 50S ribosomal protein L3, giving the protein MSGLIGRKIGMTSIFDENGKNIPCTVIEAGPCVVTQVRTKGVDGYEALQLGFDDKNEKHSTKAALGHFKKAGTVAKKKVVEFQDFATEQKLGDLIDVSIFSEGEFVDVQGVSKGKGFQGVVKRHGFGGVGQATHGQHNRLRAPGSVGASSYPSRVFKGMRMAGRMGGDNVKVQNLRVLKVVAEKNLLVIKGCVPGHNNSYVIIQK
- the rpsQ gene encoding 30S ribosomal protein S17 produces the protein MEEKRNLRKERIGVVTSNKMDKSIVIAEVRKVKHPLYGKFVLKTKKYVAHDETNDCNIGDTVRISETRPLSKSKCWRLVEILERAK
- the rplD gene encoding 50S ribosomal protein L4, with translation MEVKVLDFNGKDTGRKVQLSDSVFAIEPNNHAVYLDVKQYLANQRQGTHKAKERAEVAGSTRKIKKQKGTGTARAGSIKNPLFKGGGTVFGPRPRSYSFKLNKNLKRLARKSAFSIKAKEASIVVLEDFNFETPNTKNFINVLKALGLENKKSLFVLGESNKNVYLSSRNLKASNVVSSYELSTYAILNANNLVLLESSLEVIEENLSK
- the rplW gene encoding 50S ribosomal protein L23 — encoded protein: MSIIIRPIVTEKVTKESEVLNRFGFVVDKKANKVQIKKAVEATYGVTILSVNTMNVRPDRTTKYTKSGLISGKTNAIKKAIVQVQEGETIDFYNNI
- the rpsC gene encoding 30S ribosomal protein S3 codes for the protein MGQKTNPIGNRLGIIRGWDSNWYGGNDYGDKLAEDHKIRKYIHARLSKASVSKVIIERTLKLVTVTITTARPGIIIGKGGQEVDKLKEELKKITDKEVQINIFEIKRPELDAYLVATSIARQIESRISYRRAIKMAIAASMRMNAEGIKVLISGRLNGAEMARSEGFKEGRIPLSTFRADIDYALAEAHTTYGRMGIKVWIMKGEVYGKRDLSPLAGMDKKQAGGGKGGDAPRGKSNFNKGSKPDARKRK
- the rplN gene encoding 50S ribosomal protein L14; translated protein: MVQQESRLKVADNTGAKEVLTIRVLGGTKRRYASVGDKIVVSIKDATPNGNVKKGAVSTAVVVRTKKEVRRADGSYIRFDDNACVLLNAAGEMRGTRVFGPVARELREKQFMKIVSLAPEVL
- the rpsH gene encoding 30S ribosomal protein S8; amino-acid sequence: MYTDPIADYLTRVRNAVAANHKVVEIPASNLKKEITKILFDQGYILSYKFEDNAVQGSIKIALKYDKDTKESVIKDIQRISKPGLRKYAGAANLPRILNGLGIAIVSTSKGLMTGKQAKQLNVGGEVICYVY
- the rplB gene encoding 50S ribosomal protein L2, producing MSVRKLKPITPGQRFRVVNGYDAITTDKPERSLIAPIKNSGGRNSQGKMTMRYTGGGHKQRYRIIDFKRTKEGIPATVKSIEYDPNRTAFIALLAYADGEKTYVIAQNGLKVGQKLVSGPESQPEIGNTLPLSRIPLGTVISCIELRPGQGAVIARSAGTFAQLMARDGKYATIKMPSGETRLILLTCAATIGAVSNSDHQLVVSGKAGRTRWLGRRPRTRPVAMNPVDHPMGGGEGRSSGGHPRSRNGIPAKGYRTRSKKNPSNKYIVERRKK
- the rplV gene encoding 50S ribosomal protein L22, producing the protein MGVRKRETADARKEANKSIAFAKLNNCPTSPRKMRLVADLVRGQKVERALNILRFSSKEASRKLEKLLLSAINNWEQKNSEGNLEEAGLFVKEIRVDGGMMLKRLRPAPQGRAHRIRKRSNHVTIVLGAINNTQSNS
- the rpsS gene encoding 30S ribosomal protein S19, with the translated sequence MARSLKKGPFVHYKLDKKVQENVESGKNAVVKTWSRASMITPDFVGQTIAVHNGRQFVPVYVTENMVGHKLGEFSPTRSFRGHAGAKNKGKK
- the rpmC gene encoding 50S ribosomal protein L29; this translates as MKQSEIKDLSAAELQEKLSQTKKIYADLKMAHAISPIENPLQIRSVRRTVARLATELTKRELQ
- the rplX gene encoding 50S ribosomal protein L24, yielding MIKLKIKSGDIVRVIAGDHKGSEGKVLRVYREKNKAIVEGVNMVSKHTKPSAKNPQGGIVKKEASIQISNISLIDPKTKEATRVGIRVEGDKKVRFSKKSNQVL
- the rplE gene encoding 50S ribosomal protein L5; translated protein: MAYTPRLKEEYKSRVISALKEEFGYTNVMQVPKLEKIVLSRGVGAAVSDKKLIDYAVDELTKITGQKAVSTISKKDVASFKLRKGMPIGAKVTLRGERMYEFLDRLITSALPRVRDFSGIKATGFDGRGNYNLGVLEQIIFPEIDIDKVNKISGMDITFVTTAQTDKEAKSLLAELGLPFKKN